The window ttttttttaaatagataaattattttactgCCCTTGAAAACAACATCAAATAAGCTCTCTTAAAAGAGGCCTTTTGGTACtcttacaatgattttttttttttgtgtaatatCAAGTTAACTTaggagaattttattttaataaatgttaaatattaaaaaacaacttgttAGACAACCCTATGCCTTTTGAGGGGCACTTATAAGGTTGTTCAACCATCAAAAGCTATTTTTCATGATGACATTTGAATCTTCTCAGTGCCCCCTCCACGATGGGGCGTGGCGTGTTCCAAAAGCCCTCTTGGTTCGGCTCTAACGACCTTTTTTCccatttcttctctctcttatcCTAGATTTCCACATCAGCCCTTTAAGAATTTTAGaacaaccttttaattttgttaatcctttagatttggtttatttttttaattataatttgtttttatcttgaatcatttataaaattgaaatgccttttcaatttcatctctctgtttttttttcatctctcaaATTTGGTCTccgttcttttaattgctattagTTTtgtttcatatcattttttaaattgattttacctttataatttcatcctctttttttttctattagatttatccttaatattttgatttctatttttcttactttggaaaattttctaaatttaatttttttcctgttttatcctgtaaaaaaaattggttaggaattgagttttttagTTGCATCCAAGTCTAGAATTTCATGAGTTGCAAATTTTAGAAGTTAACCTAAGTTTTATAAAGTTCACCCAAATATTCCCTCCCTTTCTTTAAGCTCATGGTTTTCCactttaattctttttcatttattCAATTAGAGGCCAagatctattatttttatttattttctttcaatataatttttcattgatttttaaaaagaccTCGGTTATATcgggtctttttattttttattctttattgagttttttttactaatttttgaaattgatattcttttcttgattccatcatttgatatttgaatttattttttagaatttataaaattaaaattccttttcaatctcatcccttttaacattttaatctttcaaatttaatccccattgtttcattgttatttttttatttgatataaattcctgaatttattgtttttataatttcatcatccttagattttgtttttgtcaaatttcatccatgtttttttgttgattttttttacattggtAAATGTTttacattaatgttttttttattcaatcattcaatgttaaattggttgagaattgagatttTTGATTGAGTTTAGGTCTAGGATTTCATGGGTTGTAGATTTTAAATAGAGATTAACCCAGGTTTGAGATGTTCGCTGAggttttcttgttatttttttttgagctcatgttttttaagtttcttcctttaacatttattcaattggagactgggttttattttatttatttatttgttttctataaaatttttcatttatttttaaaataatctaggttgtttcagatttttttaaaaacttttgttCTTTCACATTTGATTGGATGGAACCTTTGCTTcgtcatctatttttttttaattttaaccattttttccCCAGTTCCTatgaattttcttaaataaaattgttccatatattagtttttttttcagataagATCTACACTCCAAAatccaaatcatatttttttaaaattatgttctttaacgataaaaaaatatctcggcAGAACAATATAACACCAGCCCACAAATCTATTATTGACAATCAATGCAATCTTCAGCCTTTAAAATTCTGCTAATTTCTTCACaagctttcttttatttaacatatttatCCATAAAGTCAATTTCCATCATCATAAAAGTATAACAAGTGGTTGCAAGAAATTAGTAGTTTTGGTATTATTATTTCCATATTTTTCGTATTTGTACTCatcaaagaaattataaaaaatttcatgtatCTATACtatgagtttatttatttatatatatatatatatatatatatatatatatatatattttatagttttacttAAAAGTAAATCTATACATATACCAACATTTATACCatatcttattttataattacatGTGACAAATATGAAGAAGATAacttatttatcaattaaaaaaataaaaaaatacactttttttatcaagtcatgtactttaaaatataataccattgcacttttttaataaaatatcaattaattatttatttatttttgtgtttttaaaaaaattgaattgaatttattttttttactttaaattaatatttttttgatatttttaaattattttgatgtgttaatgtaaaaaataattttttaatatattttaaataaaaaatattttaaaaagtaatgggAATCATACTTCTAAAACGCTGCGTATTAAATTATACTTACCGGAGAAAACCGCATCTCTGGCGTCCTTCCGTCTCTTTTTTGTGTTCCCTAGTCTATCTGGGTTTCTTTAGTTTCCTTCTCCTTGTGAATACCCCTCCACATGGAGTATCGCCGCCTCTCTCAAAACTTAACTTAGCGAAGCTCCCAACTCTCCACTGCCTTTATTTTCTCACAAAGTAAAAAAACCTACCATAGGAGTTCTACTTCCTGCTTCATTGCATTGATTTCTTTGAAAGTTCTGGCATGGTCGAggtaattctttatttatttattttactttggtAATAAAATGGCATTGTATCTTCAGctatcaaattgtttttcaccCTTCTTATGACAGTGggttgttttagttttctataTAAGATGTTTATCATGATATATGCTTGTTACTCCAGTTGTTTTGGATTTATGGCTGGCCTTGGTTATTGTCTCATTTTTTTCCCCATGTTTCGTGGGATTTATGTGAATCTTAATCTGGAATAATCATTTCTTGGCTATAAATAGCTGTTTCTTCTTGTGGGAATTGGAAAAGTCTGAAACTGTTTTGGCTTTGCTGGCAGTCAGAGCTAAGTTTTTAGGCCTAATGGTGCTGTATTAATGTTTACCGATGCATCTAGTTCCTGGTCTCATATATTGGTTCATGTTAGAAAACATTACCATCGCTCACAACCGAGAGtgtcttctatttttctttttatttctttatgggATTAGCAATATGAAAATCCATTTGCCTTTTCGATTGGATTTTTCTGTTAAAACAATTGAACAATCTTCATtggagtgtgttttttttttttttttttttttgccttcgTTTTGTTAGAACAACGTCCCCTGTCGTCGAATAGTGGAATATAAAGTTTTGACATTATTGGAGAGCCATTATCCTTTGTTAACACAAACCAAATCCATTTTACCTTTTCACTTTTCACTATCTACGTGTCTTACCCTTTGCTTTTATAATGTGAGTCTGCATTTATCTAATTCTTGTCTTCCTTTATCCCCCTCTTTAATACAGAATTCTAGTGCATTCAAAGTAAAAGAATTGGTTATTGTTGTATTAATGTGCATTATGTTTGATAAAGGAAGGTAAATTGATTAACTGGATGACAGTACCTGGTAGTGGTATTGCTGATTTTGTGGATGTTTCAAGATAATCTGATAAACAATGTTTGATAATTAGTTTGTGTTGCTCTGTAGGGTAGGAGACAGTTGGAGTGGCGCTTGCCTTAATCCCTGGATGAGCAATTAGGTAGTCTAAACTCATATAATTAGAGGGAAAATAATAGAACTTTGATCACTTCGCTAAAGTACTTGAAGGATGttgttttgcctttttctttctcgTTTTGCAGCCAATATTCCTATAAATGGTAGAATTTTCAAGTGCACTTAAGTATCTTGTTTGACTCCTGCAAAACACCGAGAATCCACATAATATACTTGATGGATGATAGGTGATGCTAGACAAGTGTAAGTCCTCTAGAAGGGATGTCTTCTAGGCTCATGTATAAAAGACATGGTGGACGATTGATGGCTGAAACTCCAATTTCAAgaatttgtttcttgatttatttgttatcCAGAATTCTGTATAATGTTCTCATTTGTCTTTCTAATTCATATGATGAGGAATACAAGTcactcaatattttctttttgataattGAAATTACATTAGCTAAAGGCACAAAGTAGGAGATCACCCTGCTACAAAAGCATACAAACAGGAAATAATCCATAAAACATCAGATACAAATAATTGTTAAAAGATACTCCATGATTGTGTTAGtggaatttttctttaattcactTCATACTCATCTTCAGATCCTATTTCCACACTTGCAGGAATCTAATGAAAAGAGAAGTGATACATGGAGAAATAGGATATGGGGAAGCTAATAAAGTTAAGGAAAATAGTGGAAAAACGATCTTTATTTGAAAACACCAAGGGTTTTAACATACTAATTATATCTAATCTTTGAAAGCAAAATACAAGATAACCTCCATGTTAGCATCCATTTTTGAGAGTGGTAACGAGGGCATGGATATGACCAAGGAAGCTCCAGAAGTACCCTCATCACGGAAAAGAAAAGTGAGACAAAGAAATAGGAGGAGAAATAATCAACAGGATAGTGATCCAGCTCATAAACAGGCTGAGGAAGGTGGCTTACCAAGTACTTATAATTTGAATAATGTCTCAACTGTATGCTTATCAGATGAAAGAAACAGAGAAGCAGTTTTTTTATCAGATAATGGTGAAACAAAACTTGTGAACAAGGGCATGGAAACAAGCACGGAGTCTCTAGAAGTACCTTCTTTgcgaaaaagaaaagcaagaaaaagaagCAAGAGGAGAAATAATCAACAGGATAGTGATCCAGCTCATAAGCAGGCTGAGGAAGGTGGCATGGTGATAACTCATAATTTGAATAATGTCTCAACTGTATCTTTATCAGATGAAAGAAACAGAGAAGCGGTTTTTCTATCAGATAATGGTGAAACAAAACTTGTGAACAAGGGCATGGAAACAATCAAGGAGTCTGTAGAAGTACTGTctttgcaaaaaagaaaagcaagaaaaagaagCAAGAGGAGAAATAATCAACAGGATAGTGATCCAGCTCATATGCAGGCTGAGGAAGGTGGCATGCTGAGTACTTGTAAAATGAATAATGTCTCAACTGTATGTTTATCTgatgaaagaaacaaagaagcaGTGTTTTTATCAGATAATGGTGAAACAAAACTTGTGAACAAGGGCATGGAAACAAGCAAGGAGTCTCTAGAAGTACCTTCTTTgcggaaaaaaaaagcaagaaaaagaagCAAGAGGAGAAATAATCAACAGGATAGTGATCCAGCTAATAAGCAGGCTGAGGAAGGTGGCTTGCCAAGTACTAATAATTTGAATAATGCGTCAATATCACATGAAACAAACAGAGAAGTTGCTTTGTTATCAAATAGTGGTAAAACAGAACTTGTGAACAAGGGCATGGGAACAACCAAGGAGGCTCCAGAAGTACCTTctttgcaaaaaagaaaagcaagacgAAGAAACAGGAGAAGAAATAATCAACAGGATAGTGATCCAGCTCATATGCAGGCGGAGGAAGGTGGCAAGCTGAGCACTTATAATTTGAATAGCGTGTCAACTGTATGTTTATCAGATGAAACAGACAGGGAAGTGGTTTTTTTATCAGATAAAGGTGAAACAAAACTTGTGAACAAGGGCATGGAAACAACCAAGGAGGCTTCAGAAGTACCATCtttgcaaaaaacaaaagcaagacgAAGAAACAGGAGGGGAAATAATCGTCTGGATAGGGAAACATGTTCTGCTTCTCTTGCTATTCGTGGCAAAGAGAATGTACCCCCTGAGAGTTTATCTTGCTTACTAGAAATAACACCCATATGTCTTGTGAGGAAAAAACTACTTATTCTTGATATAAATGGGGTGCTTGTGGATATAGTGTCACCTCCTCCAAAGGGCCATATAGCAGATATAAAGATTGCAAAAAAAGCAGGTGAGTTTTGAAACTTTAATAACAGTTACTTGAATGCTTTTTCACTccaattaattaaatctaattgGCTTGCTTTCTTGTATCAGTTTTTAGAAGACCCTTTTGCTTTGATTTTCTAAAGTTCTGCTTTGAGAGATTTGAAGTGGGCGTTTGGTCCTCAAGAACTAGGTACTCTTTTACCTACTTCTTATTCTAATTGAATctctttttaatgtggaat of the Populus nigra chromosome 7, ddPopNigr1.1, whole genome shotgun sequence genome contains:
- the LOC133699764 gene encoding uncharacterized protein LOC133699764 — translated: MLASIFESGNEGMDMTKEAPEVPSSRKRKVRQRNRRRNNQQDSDPAHKQAEEGGLPSTYNLNNVSTVCLSDERNREAVFLSDNGETKLVNKGMETSTESLEVPSLRKRKARKRSKRRNNQQDSDPAHKQAEEGGMVITHNLNNVSTVSLSDERNREAVFLSDNGETKLVNKGMETIKESVEVLSLQKRKARKRSKRRNNQQDSDPAHMQAEEGGMLSTCKMNNVSTVCLSDERNKEAVFLSDNGETKLVNKGMETSKESLEVPSLRKKKARKRSKRRNNQQDSDPANKQAEEGGLPSTNNLNNASISHETNREVALLSNSGKTELVNKGMGTTKEAPEVPSLQKRKARRRNRRRNNQQDSDPAHMQAEEGGKLSTYNLNSVSTVCLSDETDREVVFLSDKGETKLVNKGMETTKEASEVPSLQKTKARRRNRRGNNRLDRETCSASLAIRGKENVPPESLSCLLEITPICLVRKKLLILDINGVLVDIVSPPPKGHIADIKIAKKAVFRRPFCFDFLKFCFERFEVGVWSSRTRKNVDRVVEFVMGDMKKKLLFCWDLSKCTATQFCTLENKHKPLVFKELRRIWEKDDSELPWEKGDYSESNTMLLDDSPYKALLNPAHTAIFPYPYQFQNSNDNSLGAGGDLRVYLEELAAADNVQEFVEHHPFGQRAISQRSPNWGFFLKAIRSVCPVQVTR